One stretch of Jiangella gansuensis DSM 44835 DNA includes these proteins:
- a CDS encoding glutamate-cysteine ligase family protein has translation MTLADAVRRQFMPGACPGRVGAEVELIAVTDDRSPRPADPALLAAEFDAGFVAAARPTFEPGGQLELSPPPRSTVAALIDDVERLVDRAARIAMKRGIRLEASGTNPYHSCADVPLCARTPRYLAMQRLFDTVGPHGRRMMRLTASLQVAVELLPGRAGHEQWQVANLAGPALTAAFANSPHLDGRRVAFDSARTHIWHGVDLRRTGYDGRHLDPADPVGAYTAFATRAERLPIAAAADPQYHLNTLFPPVRPRRGYLEVRYLDAQPIERIGEAIATVDALVNDPTARRDALDLLLPHAGDMERAWLAAATGSAPHADDVLAIARAGMARRLTAHDLSTVGGA, from the coding sequence ATGACCCTCGCCGACGCGGTCCGGCGGCAGTTCATGCCGGGCGCCTGCCCTGGCCGGGTTGGTGCCGAGGTCGAGCTGATCGCGGTCACGGACGACCGATCGCCGCGCCCGGCCGATCCGGCGCTGCTGGCCGCCGAGTTCGACGCCGGTTTCGTCGCCGCCGCACGACCGACCTTCGAACCGGGCGGACAGCTGGAGTTGAGCCCGCCACCGCGCTCCACGGTCGCCGCACTGATCGACGACGTGGAGCGCCTCGTTGACCGAGCGGCCAGGATCGCGATGAAGCGCGGCATCCGGCTCGAGGCCAGCGGCACGAACCCATACCACTCGTGCGCGGACGTCCCACTGTGCGCGCGAACACCGCGCTACCTGGCGATGCAGCGCCTGTTCGACACGGTCGGCCCGCACGGCCGCCGCATGATGAGGCTCACCGCGTCGTTGCAGGTCGCCGTCGAGCTGCTGCCCGGCCGCGCCGGCCACGAGCAGTGGCAGGTGGCGAACCTCGCCGGCCCCGCACTGACCGCCGCCTTCGCCAACTCACCCCATCTCGACGGCCGGCGAGTCGCCTTCGACAGTGCCAGGACGCACATCTGGCACGGCGTCGACCTGCGACGGACCGGCTACGACGGCCGGCACCTCGACCCGGCGGACCCGGTCGGCGCATACACCGCCTTCGCGACCCGCGCGGAGCGTCTGCCCATCGCCGCAGCGGCGGACCCGCAGTACCACCTGAACACGTTGTTCCCGCCGGTCCGGCCGCGCCGCGGATACCTCGAGGTGCGCTACCTCGACGCCCAGCCGATCGAGCGGATCGGCGAGGCGATCGCCACCGTCGACGCCCTCGTCAACGACCCTACAGCGCGTCGCGACGCCCTCGACCTGCTGCTGCCCCACGCCGGCGACATGGAGCGGGCTTGGCTCGCGGCGGCCACGGGCTCGGCACCTCACGCGGACGACGTGCTCGCCATCGCCCGCGCCGGCATGGCCCGACGGCTCACCGCCCACGACCTCAGCACCGTAGGAGGCGCCTGA
- a CDS encoding VOC family protein yields the protein MPQLELAGVHYVKIPVSDLSRSLPWYERVFGFRATMEFPDDDGVIRGVGGQVPGLGDTLVAFRENLQAAQGCRGFDPVGFAIADHADAENWVAHLDDLGVPHSPIIEASIGWLLVFNDPDGLELHLYTWAGHGIDHSARRGYGRPVADAAGS from the coding sequence ATGCCCCAGCTCGAACTGGCCGGCGTCCACTACGTGAAGATCCCGGTCAGCGATCTGTCGCGATCGCTGCCCTGGTACGAACGGGTCTTCGGGTTCCGGGCCACCATGGAGTTCCCCGACGACGACGGCGTCATCCGCGGCGTCGGCGGGCAGGTTCCCGGGCTGGGCGACACGCTGGTCGCCTTCCGCGAGAACCTGCAGGCCGCGCAGGGTTGCCGGGGGTTCGATCCCGTGGGCTTCGCCATCGCCGACCATGCCGACGCCGAGAACTGGGTCGCCCACCTGGACGACCTCGGCGTCCCGCACTCACCGATCATCGAGGCGTCCATCGGGTGGCTGCTCGTGTTCAACGATCCGGACGGTCTCGAACTGCATCTCTACACCTGGGCCGGGCACGGCATCGATCATTCGGCTCGGCGCGGCTACGGCCGCCCCGTCGCGGACGCCGCGGGATCATGA